Proteins found in one Mangifera indica cultivar Alphonso chromosome 15, CATAS_Mindica_2.1, whole genome shotgun sequence genomic segment:
- the LOC123197382 gene encoding probable RNA-dependent RNA polymerase 1, producing MAKTVKLFGFASIKPAKAVKKFVERYTGKGTVYEVVEVGQKEGSRAYAIVEFTTMEAAELIVSEAAEVHIWDGDSYLKACYLDRDNKSPKAGIPQQRIDKGKLNFGCQISEEKFSVLWSQKNVTLKFDSDLRNFSFFLSYDSVEYELEVPYETIWQIELRRPLGQSVKFLVIQLYGAPLIYKRDIHRDRTVDFTPSSCIGHSSAMCLELPGRGHVPRVLKDFFFYKESRGKFSLEEGSTFSCNYDLVPIISPPQDINVPFRILFKINSLIQHGCIPRPALDVRFFRFVDPSRIDIAFIEHALEKLFNLRECCYDPVSWLRDQYTNYSKSKTHLGSPAIALDDGLVYVHKVLVTPTKIYFCGPEVSLSNRVLRSYPDDIDNFLRVSFVDEGMDKLYSTVLAPREAKRTGIYQRILSTLRNGIVIGDKKFETLAFSNSQVREHTLWMFASRPGLTAADIRESLGDFREIKNVAKYAARLGQSLSASRVAVHVDRKDSEIIPDVEVIKNGIKYVFSDGIGKISSELAQAVAKKCGFTSYIPSAYQIRYGGFKGVVAVDPNSSVKLSLRRSMLKYESDSTSLDILENSKYQSFFLNRQLITLLSTLGIKDGVFERKQREAITQLDAILTDPSRALEALGLMSSGNGTNVLKEMLKCDYRPDSEPFLSLMLQTFRTSYLQDLRTKTRIFLPKGRAMMGTLDETGTLKYGQVFVQYSHSRCSQFSDNFSSLPHGNESGELTVCEEMVVVAKCPCHHPGDIRVLKAVDVPALRHMVDCVVFPAEGERPHPDECSGSDLDGDNYFVCWDRDLIPPYQFLPMDYRPEPAKDLSRDVTIEDVEEYFVDVIVNDSLGIISHAHLVFADKAPMKARSKQCLELARLFSIAVDFPKTGVAAKIPDELRVKKYPDFMDKPDHMTYQSKRVIGRLYREVKRIASPRAAIKSFTKEVAMRSFDFDMSVNGFEKYIDEAFYYKCEYDSRLSNLMKHYGIETEAEIVSGYIIKMAKCFEKKRVLDAVTSATRSIRKEAKAWFDKASESGSSNSDAGEMYAKASAWYYVTYHPSYWGRCIEEGITCEHFLSFPWCINDTLIEIKKKKKNERLRAGSGQNISSLLHHLDCGLHI from the exons ATGGCCAAGACGGTCAAGTTGTTTGGATTTGCTTCAATTAAGCCTGCAAAAGCAGTGAAAAAATTTGTGGAGAGATATACGGGTAAAGGAACAGTCTATGAGGTAGTAGAAGTTGGGCAAAAAGAAGGTTCAAGAGCATATGCCATAGTTGAATTCACAACCATGGAAGCTGCAGAGTTAATCGTCTCAGAGGCTGCAGAAGTACATATATGGGATGGAGATTCTTACCTGAAAGCTTGTTATTTGGACCGTGATAACAAGTCACCAAAGGCAGGTATCCCACAGCAGAGGATTGACAAAGGAAAATTGAACTTTGGCTGCCAAATTTCAGAGGAGAAGTTTTCTGTGCTCTGGTCACAGAAAAATGttactttgaaatttgattcggatctcagaaattttagcttctttttatcatatgattctGTGGAATATGAGCTCGAGGTTCCATATGAGACAATTTGGCAGATTGAGTTAAGACGCCCACTTGGTCAATCTGTGAAGTTTCTTGTCATCCAG TTGTATGGTGCTCCTCTTATTTATAAGAGAGATATCCACCGGGACCGGACAGTTGATTTTACTCCGTCCTCCTGCATTGGACATTCATCTGCTATGTGTTTAGAGCTTCCAGGCAGGGGCCATGTTCCAAGAGTTCTGAAGGATTTCTTTTTCTACAAGGAAAGCCGAGGAAAGTTCAGTCTAGAGGAAGGTTCTACTTTCTCCTGCAATTATGATCTTGTCCCGATTATAAGTCCCCCACAAGACATTAACGTGCCATTTAGGATCTTGTTCAAAATCAATTCCTTGATTCAGCATGGTTGTATTCCCAGACCAGCACTTGATGTCAGATTCTTTCGCTTTGTTGATCCAAGCAGAATCGATATAGCATTCATAGAACATGCTTTGGAGAAGCTGTTTAATCTAAGAGAATGCTGCTATGACCCTGTAAGTTGGCTCAGAGATCAATACACAAACTACTCTAAGTCTAAGACTCATCTTGGATCGCCTGCCATTGCCTTGGATGATGGGTTAGTGTATGTGCACAAGGTTCTGGTAACCCCCACTAAAATATACTTTTGTGGTCCAGAAGTTAGTCTTTCCAATCGTGTCTTACGTAGTTATCCTGATGACATTGATAATTTTCTTCGTGTTTCTTTTGTTGATGAGGGTATGGATAAACTGTATTCAACAGTTTTAGCTCCTAGGGAAGCGAAGCGTACTGGAATTTATCAAAGGATACTGTCAACTCTCCGAAATGGCATAGTCATAGGAGACAAGAAGTTTGAAACGCTCGCTTTTTCAAATAGTCAAGTAAGAGAGCATACTTTATGGATGTTTGCATCTAGACCTGGGCTTACTGCAGCAGATATTAGAGAGAGCCTGGGAGATTTTCGTGAGATAAAGAACGTAGCAAAATATGCAGCCAGACTAGGCCAGTCTTTGAGTGCATCCAGGGTAGCTGTTCATGTTGATCGGAAGGACAGCGAAATCATTCCTGATGTAGAAGTTATTAAGAATGGaattaaatatgttttctcCGATGGAATCGGGAAAATATCTTCTGAATTAGCTCAAGCAGTGGCTAAAAAATGTGGTTTCACTAGCTATATTCCGTCTGCATATCAAATTAGGTATGGTGGATTCAAAGGTGTTGTAGCTGTTGATCCAAATTCTTCAGTGAAGTTATCATTAAGGCGCAGTATGTTAAAATACGAATCAGACAGCACTAGTCTAGATATTTTGGAAAATAGCAAATATCAGTCTTTTTTTCTAAATCGCCAGTTGATCACCCTTTTATCAACTCTTGGTATTAAAGATGGTGTCTTCGAAAGGAAGCAGAGAGAGGCCATAACTCAATTAGATGCTATTTTGACAGACCCTTCAAGGGCACTTGAGGCACTTGGATTGATGTCTTCAGGGAATGGTACAAATGTTCTGAAGGAAATGCTTAAGTGTGATTATAGGCCAGATTCAGAACCGTTTCTCTCGCTGATGCTACAGACGTTCCGTACATCATACCTGCAGGACCTACGAACTAAAACAAGGATATTTCTGCCCAAAGGACGAGCTATGATGGGAACTCTGGATGAGACAGGGACGTTAAAATATGGACAGGTCTTTGTGCAGTATTCTCACTCTCGATGTAGTCAATTTTCTGATAATTTCTCCTCGCTGCCCCATGGAAATGAATCAGGTGAACTTACTGTTTGTGAGGAAATGGTAGTGGTTGCTAAATGTCCATGTCACCATCCGGGAGATATCCGTGTTTTAAAAGCTGTGGATGTGCCAGCGTTGCGCCACATGGTTGATTGTGTGGTTTTTCCAGCAGAAGGAGAAAG ACCCCATCCAGATGAATGTTCGGGGAGTGATCTTGATGGAgacaattattttgtatgttggGATCGTGATCTCATTCCTCCTTATCAGTTTTTGCCCATGGATTATAGGCCAGAACCAGCGAAGGATCTGAGTCGTGATGTTACGATTGAG GATGTTGAGGAGTACTTCGTGGACGTTATTGTCAATGACAGCTTGGGCATAATCAGTCATGCCCATCTAGTCTTCGCAGATAAAGCACCTATGAAGGCAAGGAGTAAGCAATGTCTTGAGCTTGCCCGACTATTCTCCATTGCTGTGGATTTTCCAAAAACAGGTGTGGCAGCCAAAATACCAGATGAACTACGGGTCAAGAAATATCCAGACTTCATGGATAAGCCAGACCATATGACCTATCAATCAAAGCGTGTAATTGGAAGGCTGTATCGAGAGGTAAAACGCATTGCATCACCTAGAGCCGCTATTAAATCCTTCACCAAGGAAGTAGCAATGCGgtcttttgattttgatatgtcaGTGAATGGTTTTGAGAAATATATCGATGAAGCTTTCTATTACAAATGTGAGTATGATAGTAGGTTGAGTAACCTGATGAAGCATTATGGAATTGAAACTGAGGCTGAAATTGTCAGTGGATACATCATTAAAATGGCTAAAtgttttgaaaagaaaaggGTTTTGGATGCAGTTACTTCTGCCACAAGGTCCATAAGAAAGGAAGCCAAGGCCTGGTTCGACAAGGCAAGTGAGTCAGGTTCTAGCAATTCTGATGCTGGTGAAATGTATGCAAAGGCTTCAGCATGGTATTATGTCACATACCATCCTAGTTACTGGGGTCGATGCATAGAAGAAGGAATTACGTGTGAACATTTTCTCAGCTTTCCATGGTGTATTAATGACACGCTCATTGaaatcaagaagaaaaagaaaaatgagcgACTAAGAGCCGGTAGCGGACAAAATATTTCATCGCTACTGCACCATCTTGACTGTGGATTGCACATTTAG